Part of the Limihaloglobus sulfuriphilus genome is shown below.
TTCATGTTATCCGGCAGAAATTCAGTCCCGAAAAGCGTCTCTCCGCCGGAGCTTCTCATATTAAGTACCGAAAATTCTGTGCCCAGATCAAGGCCGTCGCTGGTTGTAACCTCCGCGATAAGCACCTTGATAAGTACCTGCGGAACGATCTTATCCAGCTCATCGAGAACAGGCTCTATTTTGGCATAGTTTTTCTGAGAGGTCATAATAAGCAGTGAATTTGTATCCGCATCGGCCTCTACATAGAAATCTTCTGAAAGATCGCTGCCGGCACTTCTTGATGATGAGCTGCCTCTTCCGACGTTATTGTTTCGCCCGCTTGCCTGGTTCTTCAAATCCTTGAGTTCTTCAAAGAGGTTGTTGAGAACCTTTTTTATATTGGGCGCCTGAGCGTTTTTGAGTGTATATACAAATATCATCTGCTCAGATTCAGGATTAGAGTCCAGCTCTTTGATTATCTCGGCAATAACATCCATAGTGTCATTTGGAGCACTGATAACTACTGAATTTGAGCTTCTGTCCGCCGCGGCAGTAATCCGCACATTCGTATTTCCGGTTGACTGGCCGCCATTACTGCCTCTTGAGGAGTCTCTGGGTGAGGAACCGCCCCGGCCAAAATTCATCATTCTCTGAAACGGATTTGTACTATCGCGATTTGTACTGCGTGCCTGTTCCTGTTCAAATACACGGTTGACCAAATCAGCCGTATCCTCTGCATCGGCATAGACAAGATGGAAAACACGAACGTCGGCCACCGAAGACATCTGTGTATCAACGGCTCTGACGATTTCTATGAGCCTTTTTACATTTGCCGAGGTGTCTGTGATTATCAGACTGTTGCTTGCCTCGTTTGCACTTAACACAGCATAATCAGGCAGCAGGGAACTTAGATCCTCCCTGAGATTTACCGCGTTGGCGTATCGTATTGGAATGATGTGGGTAATAACATTGTCTCCACCAACCACTGCCGCGGGGTCACTTCCGGAAGAAACCGGCAGATTCATATATCTGGCCTGTTCGATTGAGACAATCCTGAGGGTACGCTGTGTCCGCACCGCCGCCAGGTAGCTGTCTTTGAGCACCGTATCAATCAGCGAAACGGCCTCGTCAATGCTAAGAGGGTTTTTGCTTATTATGGTTACTCTGGTATCCATCGCTACGTCCGAGACCACAATCAGCCCCGCCTGCTCGCTGAGATAATCAAGAACATCACCCAAAGGCACATCACGGAAGTTGAGTATGATCTGTTTATCTGTTAAGGACGGTGTATCCTGTGCGGCTGCGGGCAGGCTCACTAAAACCGAAAGCAAGAGCAGTATCAAAGCCGCAAGCCGGTTGAAACAAAGCCCCTGCGCCGCATGGCATGAGGCCGCTAAGAGGTTATTACGATAACTTTTTGTTTTTTCTTTTTTATGCATTTTCTTATCCTTATGAGATCAATTCTCAAGCTGTTGTTGTCTTCGTTCCATGAGTTTACGCAGTATTTGCCCCTCATCCTCGCCGGACTCGCCAGAGGGCATATCCCCGGGCTCTGCCGAATCAGGGGAGGGCTCTGCCTCAGTTTTGATTTCTAAGTCTGTAGAAGGCTCCGGCGATAAAAACTGACCTATCATAATCTCGTAGTTGTCCTTGCCATCTGTTATTACGACATTATCCGTGTTTATTTCTTTTATCGTAAAGCCGCCAATCATCTCCCCGGCAGTGTATATCTCTACGCCGGCGTTAAGAGGATCCTCGATAAAGACCTGCTTGTGCCGGTTTGAAATAGCTATACCCCGAAGAATATACTTTCTCTTTACGGGCGTCTGCTCCTCTGTATCGGTTGAATCCATTTGAGCTTGCTGAGACCCTGGGCTCCTGTTTTTTGAAAAGATATTGACCTTTGCGATAATGTCAAAATCCTCTCGCCGGGGTTCTGCCTGCCGCGGTGTATCTGCCAGGGTAAAGACCGCTGCCGCAGCGGCGATGATGAGCATCAAAATGGCGAAACAGCGAATCATATCAACACCGCCTTTTCAACAGTACAGCTTATAGAGTATTCATTTTCAGCAGGCATATCATTTATATCCAGGAAAGCCGCCTCCGGGCTTTGCGCAGAAGACCGGCTGATAAAATAAATCACCGAGAGGCTAAGCTGTATAGACATTGTCTCCGCTGATTCATCGATTGAGCCAAGCTGAATTGATTTTAAACGCACAGGGATATCCGCGGTTTCAATATCCCATAACAGATCAACAACCGAGGACATAGAACCGGAAGCGGAAACATTTATCTCAATTTCACCGAGATATTCTTCCGGCGAGAGCCTTTGAGGCTGTACACTCGAGACCCTCATCCGGTTTTGGCGGCAGCAGTCATCAATAAACCGCACAACATAGCTCTCTGTCTTTTCAGGATCGGAGCAAAGACCGGCCTGGAGCATTGTCTGCCATCTTTTTCTCTGCAACTTTTCTCGTTTCAGTATATTAAAGGCATCTTCAAGCTGCGCCCTTGCTTCTACAGCACTCTCTGCCGCGGCTGACCGCAGTTCAAAAATCG
Proteins encoded:
- the gspD gene encoding type II secretion system secretin GspD; translated protein: MHKKEKTKSYRNNLLAASCHAAQGLCFNRLAALILLLLSVLVSLPAAAQDTPSLTDKQIILNFRDVPLGDVLDYLSEQAGLIVVSDVAMDTRVTIISKNPLSIDEAVSLIDTVLKDSYLAAVRTQRTLRIVSIEQARYMNLPVSSGSDPAAVVGGDNVITHIIPIRYANAVNLREDLSSLLPDYAVLSANEASNSLIITDTSANVKRLIEIVRAVDTQMSSVADVRVFHLVYADAEDTADLVNRVFEQEQARSTNRDSTNPFQRMMNFGRGGSSPRDSSRGSNGGQSTGNTNVRITAAADRSSNSVVISAPNDTMDVIAEIIKELDSNPESEQMIFVYTLKNAQAPNIKKVLNNLFEELKDLKNQASGRNNNVGRGSSSSRSAGSDLSEDFYVEADADTNSLLIMTSQKNYAKIEPVLDELDKIVPQVLIKVLIAEVTTSDGLDLGTEFSVLNMRSSGGETLFGTEFLPDNMNGFMTRTLEGDLDFTIRALQEIGDLNVLSRPYILTSNNQKATITVGQEVPFVTDTRVTETGQTINSISYEDIGIILEVTPTINNESLVIMDVKPEISTMTGETVLISDNVEAAVYAKRSTNSRVAVANGQTIVIGGLMQDKDTDTIEKVPLLGDIPLLGLLFQRNRTKTEKTELLIFLTPLVAQSGEDLENISNQESSRSKILNDPQKYPSLQEHMNNMQSPVETH